The genomic region TCACATGCACAGGAGGGTGCGCGGGATCTCAGGGCCGGGGCGGGTCCGATACGGGTTCGACGGGAGCCACTCGTCGAACACGTTCCGCCGGGCGGGGGCTGCGGGGGCTCAGAAGGCGTACCGGACGCGCAGCCATGGTGAGTGCGTGGCGATGAGCTGCCCGATGTGCGTCAGTGCCTGCCTTTTGATGTCCAGTGAGTAGCGGACGTTGAGGGCTCCGTTCTGCGAGCGCTTCGTCTCCTGGGCGGCCGGCTGCCAGAGCACTTCCTCGGCGCGAGGGTGCCAGCCAAGGTTGACCTCGTGGAGCGACTGGTTGTGGGTCAGCATGATGATCTCGGCCGCCGCCTGCTGTTTCACGCGGGCGGGCAGGACGTCGTCGAGGTGGGTCAGCAGGTCGGCCCAGTCCCGCTGCCAGCCCGGTCGCAGGATGATGGGCGAGAGGTTGAAGTGGACCTCGTAGCCGGCGTCGAGGAAGTCGGCGGCTGCGGCGATCCGCTCGGCGACCGGGCTGGTCCGGATGTCCAGCAGCCGGGCGTCGTCGGGTGGCATGACGGAGAAGCGCACTCGGGTGCGCCCCTGAGGGTCGAGGGTGAGCAGGTCCGGGTTGACGAACTTGGTCGCGAAGGAAGCCTTCGCCGTCGGCAGGTCGCGGAAGGCGGCGACGAGATCTGCCGTGTTGTCGCAGACCAGAGCGTCGACCGAGCAGTCACCGTTCTCGCCGATGTCGTAGACCCATGCCCGGGGGTCGCACTGATTGGGTTCCGCCTTGGGGCCTTGGGCCCGTACGTGGCGGCGCACGTGGGCCACGATCGCCTCGATGTTGGTGAACAGCGTGATGGGGTTGGCGTAACCCTTGCGCCGGGGGACATAGCAGTAGGCGCAGGCCATCGCGCACCCGTTGGAGGGGCCAGGTGCGATCCAGTCCGCCGACCTGCCGTTGGGACGCGTCCGGAGTGTGTGCTTCACCCCGAGGACGAGCGTGTCGGTCTTGATACGGACCCAGCGGGAGATGTTGCCGTCGTTGCCGTGGAGGGAGGGGATACGCCAGTGACTCGCGACCTCGGTCACGCGCGTTCCCGGCAGCCGGTCCATGATCTGTCGGCCGCGCGGGGAATCGAGCGCAGCCGGCTCCGCGTAGACCTCCCGCACGTCGAGCATGCGGCGGGCCTCCGGGCTGTCCCGGAATGCCGGGTGCCCGTCCGGCTCCGGTGCGATGTCCGACCACCCGAACAACGCCTGCTGCTCGGGCTCTCCTCGCACTGCTCCTGTCGGCGGCTGATCCACGTCCCTCCTCCTTGTGGTGCTGGTGGCATCATGCTGGCGATCCTCCACCGGGCCTCGGACGCGACGCTGAATGGCGCGCGAACGAGCCTCCGTCAGCGGTGACCCGCGCGGCGCAGAACCCTACGTCGCACCACGCGATACCCAGAAATGGACAGAGGAGGACCAGGCGTCCGCACAAGCACCGACAGTCTCGGGTAACGTGCCGCACCGCTGCGCGCATAGGGGAGTCTCGGCCGAGCCCACGACAGGCCTCGGCGGTCCCCTCGTTCACCCGGAATGCCGGGCGGTCAGCGCCGGCACAGGCACCGAGCGTTGTGGGGCGCCGCCGCGCCTCTGCTGCGCGGCCTCGCACTCAGGAAACCGAGCCCGATTCCGAGCATCCAAGTGTCCTTGGCAAGCGCGACACCGTCCTGCGTAGGACGCAGGCTGCCCTCCTGTCGCATCCCGGGGACCCTCAGATACAGACCGACAAGCCCTCCGGAGAACCCGGTCAGTACGGCTCCGGCCAGTCGGGTCGGCACGAACGGAGCGAGCAGTGTCCCGCCGACGGCGATCTCCGCACAGGCGAGCAGTCGGGTGAAGCGCCCGGCTTCGAGCTTCCTGAGAAACGGATACGCGGTGCAGGCCATGCCGTGCAGGCCCTGAGCGGTGTCTTCGTCCGCCTTCAACTTGCTCAGGCCGGAATTCAGGATGAACGCGCCGACGAGGAGACGAGGAGCCACATCTCGCGGTTCGAACGCAATGGTCATGCGAGCCTCCGTAGATCGGTTCCGCAGCACCTCATCGAGCGTAACCGGGCGGCACCGGACTCGCCCCGCAGGCGTGGGGCTGCCGCGGAGGCTGACGGAGTCGCCGACGTGTTCGCCCGCCCAGTACTCGGCCATCGGCTGCCTGTGGTGGACGCTGTTTCTTCGAACGGCGGCGAGTGGGACCGATTACTTCCTGGTGCGTGGCGAGTCTCCCCTGACAGATGCCGCTGTCGGCCGATGGAGGTAGCCGTGGGAGATGTCTGGGCGATGGTCCACGCGGAGCGTGCGGCACTTATCAATGATCTTGAATGCCTCGACGCCAAGCAATGGGAGCAACCGTCACTCTGTGCGAAGTGGTCCGTGCATGACGTGGCCGCCCACCTGGCCGACACGGCTCGGACGACGCGGCTGAACTTCCTGGTCGGCCTCGCCCGG from Streptomyces sp. QL37 harbors:
- a CDS encoding spore photoproduct lyase family protein, producing MDQPPTGAVRGEPEQQALFGWSDIAPEPDGHPAFRDSPEARRMLDVREVYAEPAALDSPRGRQIMDRLPGTRVTEVASHWRIPSLHGNDGNISRWVRIKTDTLVLGVKHTLRTRPNGRSADWIAPGPSNGCAMACAYCYVPRRKGYANPITLFTNIEAIVAHVRRHVRAQGPKAEPNQCDPRAWVYDIGENGDCSVDALVCDNTADLVAAFRDLPTAKASFATKFVNPDLLTLDPQGRTRVRFSVMPPDDARLLDIRTSPVAERIAAAADFLDAGYEVHFNLSPIILRPGWQRDWADLLTHLDDVLPARVKQQAAAEIIMLTHNQSLHEVNLGWHPRAEEVLWQPAAQETKRSQNGALNVRYSLDIKRQALTHIGQLIATHSPWLRVRYAF